A DNA window from Comamonas sp. 26 contains the following coding sequences:
- the hemN gene encoding oxygen-independent coproporphyrinogen III oxidase, with the protein MTAVTPELLSRFDIPGPRYTSFPTADRFVEAFGAEDYILALEQRKAHTGARALPLSVYVHVPFCESLCYYCACNKIVTKHHEKAAEYLDYLARELTMHTAHCGKGQVVSQLHLGGGTPTFFSDAELQQLMALMREHFKLDAVGEYSIEVDPRTVSNERLKVLKDMGFNRMSFGVQDFDSAVQKAVHREQPAEQVFALVAEARRLGFVSINVDLIYGLPKQTPESFARTLAQVNELRPDRIALYAYAHLPERFKPQRRIESADLPMGQDKLNMLSGAIDAFMGGGYVYVGMDHFALPTDSLAIAKRQGRLHRNFQGYSTQPDCDLIALGVSAIGKVGATYSQNVKTLEEYYDAIDAGVLPVQRGLALSRDDLVRRAVIMSIMCQGAVLFEPMEQAWLINFREYFGSELAELKEMQVNGLIELSDEGFKVTGLGWFFVRGVAMLFDRYLQADRTRARFSRII; encoded by the coding sequence ATGACCGCTGTCACGCCCGAGTTGCTGAGCCGCTTTGATATTCCTGGGCCTCGCTACACATCGTTCCCAACAGCCGACCGATTTGTTGAGGCTTTCGGCGCAGAAGACTACATCCTGGCGCTGGAGCAACGCAAAGCGCACACAGGTGCGCGCGCCTTGCCTTTGTCTGTCTATGTGCATGTGCCATTTTGTGAGTCGCTTTGCTATTACTGCGCCTGCAACAAAATCGTCACCAAGCACCACGAAAAGGCCGCCGAATACTTGGACTACCTGGCGCGTGAACTGACCATGCACACGGCGCATTGCGGCAAGGGTCAGGTTGTGAGTCAGCTGCATCTGGGCGGCGGCACGCCCACGTTCTTCAGCGATGCCGAGTTGCAGCAACTGATGGCGCTGATGCGTGAGCATTTCAAGCTCGATGCGGTGGGCGAGTACTCGATTGAGGTCGACCCACGAACCGTCAGCAATGAGCGCCTGAAAGTGCTCAAGGATATGGGCTTTAACCGCATGAGCTTTGGCGTGCAGGACTTTGACTCTGCCGTACAAAAAGCCGTGCACCGAGAGCAGCCTGCCGAGCAGGTCTTTGCCTTGGTGGCCGAAGCACGTCGGCTGGGCTTTGTCTCCATCAATGTAGACCTGATCTACGGCCTGCCTAAACAGACGCCGGAGTCGTTTGCGCGCACGCTGGCTCAGGTCAATGAGCTGAGGCCTGATCGCATTGCGCTATATGCCTACGCCCACCTGCCAGAGCGCTTCAAGCCGCAGCGCCGCATCGAATCGGCGGACCTGCCCATGGGGCAGGATAAGCTGAACATGCTCTCGGGCGCGATTGATGCTTTTATGGGCGGCGGCTATGTTTATGTGGGCATGGATCACTTTGCGCTGCCCACCGATTCACTGGCTATTGCAAAACGTCAGGGCCGCTTGCATCGCAACTTTCAGGGCTATAGCACGCAGCCAGACTGCGATCTGATTGCACTGGGTGTCTCGGCTATCGGCAAGGTAGGCGCGACTTATAGCCAGAACGTCAAGACGCTGGAAGAGTATTACGACGCGATTGATGCTGGTGTGCTGCCTGTGCAGCGTGGGCTGGCGCTGTCGCGTGACGACCTGGTGCGCCGCGCCGTCATCATGTCCATCATGTGCCAGGGGGCGGTACTGTTTGAGCCCATGGAGCAGGCCTGGTTGATCAACTTTCGCGAGTATTTTGGAAGCGAGCTGGCTGAGCTCAAGGAGATGCAGGTCAATGGGCTGATTGAGTTGTCTGACGAAGGTTTCAAGGTCACGGGGCTGGGTTGGTTTTTTGTGCGCGGAGTAGCCATGCTGTTTGACCGCTATTTGCAAGCTGAC